DNA from Mycobacterium bourgelatii:
CTGTACGAGTTTGCGTCTGCTCGCGAGGGTCAGGCGAGGGCCGAGCGGAAGGTTTCGGTCATCGCGGCCCAGTGCCGCTCGGCCGCGGCCTCGTCGTAGGGCGGGTTGTCCGGGACCGCGAAGCCGTGGGCAGCCTGGTACCACTCGAGGCGGTAGTCCACACCGGCCGCCGTCAGCGCCTTCTCCAGCTGTTCGGCGTGGTCGGCGGTGAACGACGCGTCGTTCTCGGCGCCGCCGATGTACACCTTGGCGTTCATGCGATCGGCCAACAGGTGCGGGCTGTCGACGTTGTCGGTGACCAGGCCGCCGCCGTGGAAGGACGCCGCGGCGGCGACCCGCTCGGGAAGACGACCGGCCAGCAGGACCGAGATGCGTCCGCCCATGCAGTAGCCGCAGACGCCGAAGCGCTCACCTGACACTTCCTCGCGGCCGGCCAGGTAGTCAAAAAATGCCTCCGCATCGCGGGTGATCCGGTCCGGCGTGAGCGTGCCGATCATGGCGAAGATCCGGCCGCGCTCTTTCGGGTCGCTGAACGCGGTCGACATGTCGAACGGCGCCCACTCGCCCTCCCGGTAGTACACGTCGGGCAGCAGCACGGCATAGCCGTAGCCGGCCAGCTTGGCCGCCATCTGGTCGAAGGTGTCGCGCGCCCCGCCCGCGTCGGGGAACATGACCACACCGGGCCAGGGGCCGGTGCCGTCGGGAGTGAACAGCTGAACGGGGCACTCGCCGTCCGGAGTGGTGACGCTGTCGGTGATTTTCGGCATGGCACCCGTTCTACTCCTGCCTCCCCGACTCAAACTAACTGCGTCGACCCGCCGCGCCCGGCTTCGCCGCGCTCGCGATCGCCGCTAAGCTGACCGCGTGCCAATCGCCACACCCTACGAGGACCTGCTGCGCCTGGTACTCGAAACGGGAGTCGCCAAATCCGACCGCACCGGCACTGGGACCCGCAGCCTGTTCGGCCAGCAGATTCGCTATGACCTGTCGGCCGGCTTCCCACTCCTGACCACCAAGAAGGTTCACTTCAAGTCCGTGGTGTATGAGTTGCTGTGGTTCCTGCGCGGCGACTCCAACGTCGGCTGGCTGCACGAGCACGGGGTCACCATCTGGGACGAATGGGCCAGTGAGACAGGCGATCTCGGCCCGGTCTACGGCGTGCAGTGGCGGTCGTGGCCCACGCCGTCGGGTGAACACATCGACCAGATCAGCGCGGCGCTGGATTTGCTGCGCACCGACCCCGATTCCCGGCGCATCATCGTCTCCGCCTGGAACGTCGGCGAAATCCCGCGGATGGCGCTGCCGCCGTGCCATGCGTTCTTCCAGTTCTACGTCGCCGAAGGACGGCTCAGCTGCCAGCTGTACCAGCGCAGCGCCGAC
Protein-coding regions in this window:
- a CDS encoding alpha/beta fold hydrolase, whose amino-acid sequence is MPKITDSVTTPDGECPVQLFTPDGTGPWPGVVMFPDAGGARDTFDQMAAKLAGYGYAVLLPDVYYREGEWAPFDMSTAFSDPKERGRIFAMIGTLTPDRITRDAEAFFDYLAGREEVSGERFGVCGYCMGGRISVLLAGRLPERVAAAASFHGGGLVTDNVDSPHLLADRMNAKVYIGGAENDASFTADHAEQLEKALTAAGVDYRLEWYQAAHGFAVPDNPPYDEAAAERHWAAMTETFRSALA
- a CDS encoding thymidylate synthase, coding for MPIATPYEDLLRLVLETGVAKSDRTGTGTRSLFGQQIRYDLSAGFPLLTTKKVHFKSVVYELLWFLRGDSNVGWLHEHGVTIWDEWASETGDLGPVYGVQWRSWPTPSGEHIDQISAALDLLRTDPDSRRIIVSAWNVGEIPRMALPPCHAFFQFYVAEGRLSCQLYQRSADLFLGVPFNIASYALLTHMMAAQAGLDVGEFVWTGGDCHIYDNHVEQVRLQLSRDPRPYPELFLAQRDSIFDYTYEDVVVKNYDPHPAIKAPVAV